One window of the Solanum stenotomum isolate F172 chromosome 11, ASM1918654v1, whole genome shotgun sequence genome contains the following:
- the LOC125843559 gene encoding histone deacetylase HDT2-like isoform X2 codes for MEFWGVEVKAGQTLKVKPELFKLIHVSQAAIGEVKDVKEAKYVPLRLTVGDNSYVIGTLSAEDRPQLMFDLVFEKEFELSHGWKNGSVHFIGYTADDPSGDEIDSGDDVFSDEENVLEALNGKLEGDVKDVKPDAKKSAPVKDEKNAKVAESKKEAESDEDDSDDEDDSEDDSDGTLGMDGPEGMDFSGDSEEDDDSEEDDDSEEETPKKVEQKKRPAPSPKVAPGSGKKAKQATPDNKSGGKKGPATPFAKQNGKPSFNGNNKPKTQSPKSGGQFSGNKSNNKNFSGQKNFKGKQGRK; via the exons ATGGAGTTCTGGG GTGTTGAAGTGAAAGCAGGACAAACACTAAAGGTTAAGCCCGAGCTTTTCAAGCTCATTCATGTTTCCCAG GCTGCCATCGGTGAAGTGAAAGATGTCAAAGAAGCCAAATATGTTCCACTACGCCTAACTGTTGGAGATAACAGTTATGTCATTGGAACTCTATCCGCTGAGGATAGACCTCAGTTGATGTTTGACTTGGTCTTTGAAAAGGAGTTTGAACTTTCACATGGATGGAAAAATGGGAGTGTGCACTTCATTGGATACACTGCTGATGATCCCAGCGGTGATGAAATTGATTCTGGAGATGATGTTTTTTCGGATGAAGAGAATGTTTTGGAGGCACTGAATGGGAAACTTGAGGGTGATGTGAAGGATGTAAAGCCTGATGCAAAGAAGTCTGCACCTGTTAAGGATGAGAAAAATGCTAAGGTAGCTGAATCAAAGAAAGAGGCGGAGTCTGATGAAGATGACtctgatgatgaagatgatTCTGAAGATGACTCTGATGGCACTCTAGGCATG GATGGTCCAGAAGGGATGGATTTTTCTGGTGATTCTGAGGAGGATGATGATTCCGAGGAAGATGATGATTCAGAAGAAGAGACACCTAAAAAG GTTGAGCAGAAGAAGAGACCAGCTCCATCTCCTAAAGTAGCTCCTGGCTCTGGCAAAAAAGCTAAACAAGCAACACCCGACAACAAGTCAG gcGGTAAGAAAGGTCCAGCCACCCCTTTTGCTAAGCAAAATGGTAAACCTTCATTCAATGGTAACAACAAACCAAAAACTCAGTCCCCGAAATCTGGTGGTCAGTTCTCTGGCAACAAATCTAACAACAA GAACTTCAGTGGCCAAAAGAATTTCAAGGGCAAGCAAGGAAGGAAGTAG
- the LOC125843559 gene encoding histone deacetylase HDT2-like isoform X1 gives MEFWGVEVKAGQTLKVKPELFKLIHVSQAAIGEVKDVKEAKYVPLRLTVGDNSYVIGTLSAEDRPQLMFDLVFEKEFELSHGWKNGSVHFIGYTADDPSGDEIDSGDDVFSDEENVLEALNGKLEGDVKDVKPDAKKSAPVKDEKNAKVAESKKEAESDEDDSDDEDDSEDDSDGTLGMDGPEGMDFSGDSEEDDDSEEDDDSEEETPKKVEQKKRPAPSPKVAPGSGKKAKQATPDNKSGGKKGPATPFAKQNGKPSFNGNNKPKTQSPKSGGQFSGNKSNNKNFSGQKNFKGKQGRK, from the exons ATGGAGTTTTGGG GTGTTGAAGTGAAAGCAGGACAAACACTAAAGGTTAAGCCCGAGCTTTTCAAGCTCATTCATGTTTCCCAG GCTGCCATCGGTGAAGTGAAAGATGTCAAAGAAGCCAAATATGTTCCACTACGCCTAACTGTTGGAGATAACAGTTATGTCATTGGAACTCTATCCGCTGAGGATAGACCTCAGTTGATGTTTGACTTGGTCTTTGAAAAGGAGTTTGAACTTTCACATGGATGGAAAAATGGGAGTGTGCACTTCATTGGATACACTGCTGATGATCCCAGCGGTGATGAAATTGATTCTGGAGATGATGTTTTTTCGGATGAAGAGAATGTTTTGGAGGCACTGAATGGGAAACTTGAGGGTGATGTGAAGGATGTAAAGCCTGATGCAAAGAAGTCTGCACCTGTTAAGGATGAGAAAAATGCTAAGGTAGCTGAATCAAAGAAAGAGGCGGAGTCTGATGAAGATGACtctgatgatgaagatgatTCTGAAGATGACTCTGATGGCACTCTAGGCATG GATGGTCCAGAAGGGATGGATTTTTCTGGTGATTCTGAGGAGGATGATGATTCCGAGGAAGATGATGATTCAGAAGAAGAGACACCTAAAAAG GTTGAGCAGAAGAAGAGACCAGCTCCATCTCCTAAAGTAGCTCCTGGCTCTGGCAAAAAAGCTAAACAAGCAACACCCGACAACAAGTCAG gcGGTAAGAAAGGTCCAGCCACCCCTTTTGCTAAGCAAAATGGTAAACCTTCATTCAATGGTAACAACAAACCAAAAACTCAGTCCCCGAAATCTGGTGGTCAGTTCTCTGGCAACAAATCTAACAACAA GAACTTCAGTGGCCAAAAGAATTTCAAGGGCAAGCAAGGAAGGAAGTAG